A window of Rosa rugosa chromosome 7, drRosRugo1.1, whole genome shotgun sequence genomic DNA:
gacgacagaagaaaactgttgtgtgatttggagtgccaccgttgtagagcgagccgttgtctgatgaaaattcagacaacggtggaacacagttgtctgagAAACATACAGACAACGGGTATGTGTTAAACGTGTTGTGTGATACTCGGCAAATGGCTCGGCAGgtggctcggcagatgccaggCGCAGCTGCGCGGCAGTTACGGCGCtaccttcagacaacagtgctaGTTTTCAAGCTGTTGTATGTTGACCTTCTCAGacaacagacttttattttgtgtgttgtCTGACTGATATTCAAACTTCAGTTTttggactatatctgttgtctgattaactttGGGACAACTGAGTTCAATTGcttttgttgtctgattaactttgagacaacagaattcaattacttctgttgtatgagtgtagaTTAGAAGTCAGTGatttgttaaaaaccgatgcGTGAAATGAATGATTGCAGTGTGATTTGTCTGCATTTTTGGCCATTCAGACAACGGGCAGTTATCATTATATCTATTCTGTTGTCTCATTATATCTCATTCCTGAATTAGATTGTGCATTTGATCCATTTACATACTAAATATAAACATTACAAACcatcaaatataaacattgcaaaccaCTAATCATTGAACCCAACATTTTAAACAAGACAAACATTTAGTGCATGCCCATTTTAAGCTGATACGTATGTATCTATTGTCTATTGTTTCAAAACATGCGAAACAAAACATGCCACACATGGTGCATGACAATGGGCCAACAGCAAAGCACAAAAAAAGATGCCTTCCTTAACAAAAATGGACCAACAACAAGCCGCTACTTCATGGCTCATATATGCACATATGtgttgacaacaaacttcccccatTCATTTCGCACTTGATCAATATCCGCTTGGGTGTATTGGCTGctgcctctcctctcccactgaaATTGATTTATTATATCAAAGGAATTACTTAATCGTTTTGGTGAATGAGGCATGCATGGATATAATAACAAAGTTATGAGAAATTGAGTCAAGTGACTATATTTATAGCTATGTTGATACCTTGGAAGGAAACAATGACATGTCTTTATTCTCAATGATATCTCTCATGTAGCACATGATAAAGTACCCGCACTCCTTGAGGAGGAATGGCCTAAACACAAGCAAATGAATCAATAAGTTACATGGTGAAACTTACAGCCTATTCTTTTCAGCATTATACATGCGCATAGCACTACACATGCGCATAGCACTACACCAATTCAAAATAAAGggttttcaagaaaaaaaaatcacaataaATCCTTTTGAACCTAGCTCAGCAAAAAAATGATCGAGTAAGCTGCATTTAGCTTCTCGTACTTGACAGTCGACAATAGACTTTGGAATAGAAATCCTTAAACTTGAGCATACCATGTTCACATAGTTTAACACATTGCTTCCTGTTTGTTTCAAGAGACAAAGACAGAAAATGAACGAAGCCGCTGACATAAAACTCCTTAACAAGACTATTATACATATCATTTGTACTCAAATTTGCTGTGAAGTGAACTAGATTAAGGCAGCAACTAGTATATTTCATTTTGAAATTGTATCTCTTTAAGTGGAGGTTCTAATATCAGTAGAATTTAAAACAAGTATAAAAGGGTTGTTAGAGTGATGAGATTAAGGAGATGATTGAGGTGGTTTAACATGTACTTCAAGTTATAGCTACTTACCAACCCACCGAAGGTAGGAATCGTTATATCGATCTGTCAAAAAGTGAGTGTGTCGGATTTCTCCCCTTTTCAATACCCTGAGGAAGCTTGCGGAAAAATTCAACGGTGAGGTAACCACACTCCATATCAACTAGCTGCATAGTTGCTTCCTTGCTCTCTTCTTTCATCCTATCCAGCGATTCAAATCTTGCATTCCCAACTTCCACTCTTAAAGTGGGATACTGCTTTAATTCCTACACACCACAGGGAAAACATCCCATTAAAAATAATAGATTAAACAAATTTAGGATATAATGAATAACTAATAGCTATCCTCTTAGGTAAATTCAGTATATTCAAGAACATACCGAGGTCACATTGAAAGACTTCTGAGCCAGCTCCTTCAATACGGCATGAACCTGAAATCACAAGGAAAGAATATCAAGCAAAATGATTTGAAGCAGACACATAGTGCATTTTATGACCTTATTCTAGGAGCAGCAGTAACCCTGAGAGTCTGAGACAATGATACACATAAACATATATGGCTGCtgttgaaaccaaaaaaaattcacaaatcCAATTCGATGAGGGGGCAGCtgttgagataaaaaaaattggtgcTACATATATGGCTGCTGTAAATTTCCTTCATATGCGAAAAATAAAGACTCGAGAATCTTTGTAATTAAGGCATGATTCTAAGAATGAATCAAAGCCTTCATGCCGCACCTTTATTCTGAAAAGCGACAAAAAATGCAATTGAATCACAGCTTGAAACAGTGGTCAAAAGTGATGTAGTGAACAAGAAGACAAAGGACCATGTTTAATTATTCAAGTATGCAAACACAAAGAATGGTGGAAAATGCTGTTAATCAAAGCACTCAGTGGCGGATGTGTGCTTTCTTTGGTGGTGGCAATCAAAGCAATATAAATATGGCATGATAATTAATTGATCTTTTGAAGTGGAAGACAACAACAAAAGCAATGTCCAGCAATATTAATTGTTTTTGCAAGTTGGTTTTGGTGCAAAGAAATATAATGCTGCGTGCCCATCTCCCAACggaggaagaaaacaaaaacacagcAGAGGAGAGGACGCACAGAGCAGAAACACAGAGAAGAAGATTTGAGGCATTTTCACAAACTCCTTGTGGGCAAAACAAAAATGCAAGCAACCCTCAGACCATAAATTTAGCTTCGGCAGATTTGAAATCCTCTTTCACTACTGCAAAAATGCattgaaacaaatcaaataaCAAAAACCAATCGGACCCTGATCCCTAAATCCCTAAACCCAAATGCGAAAGAGAGCAAAGCACTGAGAGAGTACCGATTGGGGAAGTGGGGCTTCACTGTAGATGGCTTTGAGTCTGGCGAGGGGTGAGATAGTACTGACCTGCATCTTAAAAGGTGCAGATGAACATAGGAAGTGGAGATAAAAGCACAACTAATACAATCATCAAACGAGAGCATATTCTTTGCAATCACGCAAATCACCAGAATCACATAAAGCATCAGCTCCCAACAAGCAGTCATACACCTGAATCAAATATTCATCAACTCAATTCATCATTCAATTCAACCATAAACCACGCAAACTGCTACACTGCAAGTACTTAGGCATTGCTATTTAGATTTGGTTTGGAATGTAATCTAGTTTATTGAATAATAGAAACCTTCCAAAACCCCTAAAGGAAAATCCCATTAAGCATAAGATAATTGCTACTGATGAGAGGCAAAACAACATAAAATTCTAGTATAATCTAGTAGCTCAAAAGTTCTCACCATCAACACCTTGTAGCATTTTCTTGAAAGCCTTAACACAACCTTCACATTTCATATCTACCATGTACTCTGTCTGTTACCAACCAAAACCAACAGTTCAGATTTTCAGCAAGATCAGTAGACCCTAAATTTTCATAACTAAAAAACGCCAGCATAGATAACTGTTTCCTCTGAAAACATCAAATCTACTCCAGCCCAGGAAACTCATATCCTAATCA
This region includes:
- the LOC133719689 gene encoding phragmoplastin DRP1A-like isoform X1 — encoded protein: MMLYCQSYWCMTACWELMLYVILMQVSTISPLARLKAIYSEAPLPQSVHAVLKELAQKSFNVTSELKQYPTLRVEVGNARFESLDRMKEESKEATMQLVDMECGYLTVEFFRKLPQGIEKGRNPTHSLFDRSI
- the LOC133719689 gene encoding phragmoplastin DRP1A-like isoform X2; translated protein: MMLYCQSYWCMTACWELMLYVILVSTISPLARLKAIYSEAPLPQSVHAVLKELAQKSFNVTSELKQYPTLRVEVGNARFESLDRMKEESKEATMQLVDMECGYLTVEFFRKLPQGIEKGRNPTHSLFDRSI
- the LOC133719689 gene encoding phragmoplastin DRP1A-like isoform X3, giving the protein MNAPTSEWKPSFQNDAVLPELLVSTISPLARLKAIYSEAPLPQSVHAVLKELAQKSFNVTSELKQYPTLRVEVGNARFESLDRMKEESKEATMQLVDMECGYLTVEFFRKLPQGIEKGRNPTHSLFDRSI